In Chitinophagaceae bacterium, the genomic window TTATACGCCAAGTGTTGCAGACATAGCTTCAGGCGGTATTATCCTTACATTAATCATTAATGGCAATAGCCCATGTGCATCGGTACAAAGTACAATAACTGTTTCTATAACAGGAGCTGCAACAGCGGTAGCAGGAATTGATATACACGCTTGTGCCGGTTTATCAAATGTAAATATAACAGCCGGTTCATCTGCAAGTAATTATTCTTCTGTAATGTGGAGTGGAGGCGCCGGTACATGGTCCAATGCTACATCACTTACTACAGCAACCTATTCACCAACAGCTGCAGAACAATCTGCCGGTAGTGTTTCTATTACTTTAACCGCAATTGGAAACAGCCCATGTGGTAATGCATTTGTTGTTAAAACAATGTATATTCATCCTTTACCTACAGTGCCGGTAATTAACCCGGCCAGCCAAACGATGTGCCAGGGTTCAATACTCCCTGTAAGTTCTACCACGGTAACCACATCAGGCTCTGCAACCGCATCATCGGGCAATATTAACCAGGGTATACCTGATTTTAATGCAGGGGGAAGAACTTCAAATATAGCAATATCAGGCATTCCTGCCGGAGCTATAATTGATAGTGTACACGTTGGTTTTAATATAACTCATTCAAGAGATGGTGATATCATTATTAATATTAAAGCACCCAACAACAATGTTTTAAATTTAGTAAACCGCAGAGGAGGAAATGGCGATAATTTTACCAGTACAATTATAAGCAGCGAATCTTTAAATCCTGTAAATGCCGGTGCATCGCCATTTACCAGTACTTACTCTGCCGATGCTGCTTTAGGGGTAGGAGCAACAGGCAACAATTCTAATGTTGCAGTATTTAATGGTTTATATGCTACAGCCAATGGCAACTGGACATTTAGCGTAAGAGACGCAAGGCTATTTCAGGGTGGTACGTTAAACAACTGGAACCTTATCATTTATTATCACACTATTGCACCTGCACCAGTAACCTGGAGTCCGCAAACAGATTTATATACAGATGCTGCAGCAACGGTTGCTTATACCGGATCAGCAATTGCAACAGTTTATGTGAAACCTTCTACAGCAGGCAATAAAATTTATACGGCTACAACTACAGATGGATATGGCTGTACACGTGCATCAAATTTTAACCTTACTGTAAATCCCAAGCCTGTAATTAGCATGAATGCAGATTATTGCCTTGTACCCGGCAAGGTAAGAGTTAGCGCTACTGCATCACCTTCGGGTACTTTTTTGTGGAGTACCGGAGCAACAACTAGTTTTATTGATGTAGATGAAGCAGATGATTATTTTGTAACGGTTACCACGCCTCAAGGTTGCCAATCAACTTCTTCACTTAGTGTAGCACAGGAATTAGTAGTGAATGGCGATTTTACCGCAGGCAATACCGGTTTTTATACCGACTATACTTATGTACCTCCTCCCGGAACACCTACGAGTTTATATCCCGAAGGGTATTATGCAATTGATGTAAATGCACATGATTACCATAATTTATTTTGGGGTAAAGAACATTCTACCAATGCTCAAACCGGCAATTTTATGATTATTAATGGATATCCGGGATCTTCAACAGCTGTAATTTGGGAACAAACCGTTACCGTAAAACCCAATACCGATTATTATTTTAGCGCCTGGGGAATGAACCTCAATCCTGCCTTGCCTGCAAAACTTCGCTTTGAAGTAAATGGGGTTCAAACTGGGGTAGTGGCTGATTTAAATCTTGCACCTAAGCCTACAAATGCCGGACAGGTAAACATTAATAACTGGATAAGGTTTTACAGTAACCCAACCTGGAACTCCGGTTCGGCAACAACGGCAGTTATCAGGATAATTAATTTAAATCCAGCACTGGGAGGAAATGATTTTGGTTTAGATGATATTTCTTTTGGTACATTATCCACATTTATTAAAGGGCCGCAAGTGGTTAATAGCGATGTTCAAAATAAATGTGTAAACACGCCAATTGATGAAATTTCTTACCAGGTAGGTACCGGTGGAACCGGACCATTAATTACGGGCTTACCCCCCGGTGTAACCACTTCATTTAACGGTATTACGCTTACTATTAATGGTAGCCCTACAGTACCCGGAATTTATAATTATAAAATTAAAACGCAGGGAAGTTGTAACCCCGATTCTGCAGTAGGAGTAATAGATGTGAAACCCGATGCCACGCTTTCACTCAATTCCGGTAGCAATAACCAGGAAATTTGTTATAATACTTTTTTAAGTCCTGTAACTTATGCAGTAGGTGGTGGTGCAATATCAGCCAATGTATCCGGCCTGCCTACAGGTATTACTGGTAATTATAGTAATGGAACATTAACCATTTCGGGTATTGCTTTACAAACCGGGAGCTTTAACTTTACTGTAACCACTACAGGTACCTGTGTTCAAAAATCCGAAAACGGGCAAATAACAATTTACCCTGTAACCGTTGCAGGCAACCTGGCCAATAAAGTAATTTGTAATGGAGGTAGCGGAAGCTATACCATTACCGGTATTACAGGCTCGGTAAAAAGATGGGAGTCATCAACCGATGATGGTGTAACCTGGGATACCATAAGCAATACAACCAATACGCAAGGTTTCTCCGGTATTTCTCAAACCACCATTTTCAGGGCGGTTGTGCAAAGCGGTGTATGTACAGAATTATCTTCTACTGGCGGTAAAGTGGGCATCCATAATATGTGGGAAGGAAAATACAGCAGCGATTGGAACGATCCTTTAAACTGGAGCGATGGCGCTGGAGCAAATAATTCATTATGTCCTTCTGTAGTGATTCCGGTAATACCAACAGGTTATTTTTACCCGGTATTAAATTCCGGCACACCCAACCTTATTGTAAATTTAGATATTAAAACTGGCGCTTCCGTTGTAATTTCAAATGATGCTATGCTGCCCATAGCTGGTGCAATTACCAATGCAGGTAGTTTTGATGTAACCCATGGCGGTATTAACCTCAATGGTATTTCAACTCAACTTGTTAGCGGCAGTATGTTTTTAAACAATACTATTAAAACATTAAAATTTGAAAATAATGTAAACATCACGGCTGGTGCAGGTAATATGCTTAATGTTACCAGCCTTGTAGATATTGGCCTGGTAAATAATAAAACCCTGCAAACAAATGGTAACCTTACTTTAAAATCAAGTGCAGCCGTTACAGCAAGTATGGGGCGCATATTTGATAACAACCAGGTATTGGGCGATGTTACCGTGGAAAGGTATATTCCATCAGGAAGAAAATGGAGATTTTTAGCGGTACCAACCAATACCACACAATCAGTTAAAGATGCATGGCAGGAAGCTGCAGCCACAGAAGCTTCAAACCCGGTACCGGGATTTGGCACACAAATAAGCAGTTATTTCAGCAACCCTACAACTTTAGGTTTTGATGCGTTTTCTCCAGGCGGGCACAGCATGAAGTATTGGAACGAAGCAACACAACAATATATTCCTCAGCCGACCACCAATGTTACGAATATCAACAATAGTAAAGGATATATGATATTTATAAGGGGAGACCGTACATCCACAGTTTCTGCTCCCACAAGTACCACTACGGTTTTAAGAACAAAAGGCCCGCTTAAATCCAAAAACCAGTCGGTTAGTTTTTCAAGTGTGCCTATGAACAATTTTGTATCGGTAGGCAACCCTTATGCATCGGCTATAGACTTAAGGCAAATTGGTAAAGTAAATGTGTCGGATGTATATTATGTGTGGGATCCCAAGCTTGGAGGCTCTTATGGCCTGGGTGCTTTTCAAAAAATAACCGTTACCGGATCTTCCTTTACCATAATACCCGGAGGTGGGAGCTATATTGGTTTAACCGATCCAAGGGTGGAATCTGGCGCTGCATTTTATGTACAGTCTGCCGGTACAGGAAATGGTTCTGTAAACTTTACGGAATATGCCAAAACTACAGGCAGCCGTGAAGTAAACCGTAATGGAAACCTTACCGACGACAGGAAAATATTAAAGGTAATATTGGAAACCGATGAAGGAAATGTGGTAAGCAAACTGGATGGCGTAATGGTAGAATTTGGCGACATATACAGCAACGATGTAAATGCAGATGATGGCGCTAATATCTCCAATACAGGAGAAAACCTGGCTATTCAAAAGCCTTCAAGGAACATTAGTGTTGAAAGACACGCACCGGTAATTGCGGAAGATACTATAAAGCTCAATTTTGTGAGGCCAAGGGCACGCAATTATCGTTTTGTATTGGATATGCAAAATATGCAAAACGGCTTACAGCCATGGTTAATAGATAATTTTACCCAGGTACAATTGCCAATTGAAATGGATGGCGAAACCCTTTACAATTTTGCTGTAACAACTGCCCAGGGTGCTTCTTCACCTAACAGGTTTATGATTATTTTTAAACAGGCAGTAACCCTGCCGGTAACATTTATACAAGTTAATGCCAAAAGAAATGCAGACCGTACAATTGCCGTAAACTGGAAAGTAGCCAATGAAATAAACATTACAAAATACGAAGTAGAAAGAAGCCCGGATGGGATTATATTTACAGGAATCCTCACATCGGATGCAAACAATGCATCGCAATATGCAAAAACCGATTTAAGCCCTTTTGCTGCGGTAAATTACTATCGTATTAAAGCATTTGACTTAGATGGCTCGGTGAAATATAGCCCCATTGTAAAAGTGGTTGCCGAAGGCCAATTTCCCGTTATAGCCGTGTATCCAAACCCGGTAAAGCATAAAGAAATGCAATTACATTTTGAAAATGTACTACAGGGTAAATACAGGGTACAGGTATTAAATGCAACCGGGCAATTGCTGGTTGCCGAGGTATTAAATGTAACCGGTAATACCATTAAAATGATGCCACTCCATAAAATAGCTTCAGGAAATTATACGGTTACTGTTTTAGATGAAGCGGGAACTCAAATAGCTCAACAAAATATTTTTGTTGAATAAAACTGTCCCTAACTTTACATGAATAATAAAGGGCAGGATTGCCCTTTTTTTATTTGGCGCAATTAAATTTTTAAGAAAACCACAGGTAAGATAACTTTTCTGCAAATTTTGTCGTCATTTTAGTAGTGTTTTTGTAAAAAAATAATTTGATAAAATTAGATTGCTATTTTCCATTTTAATTGTATTATTGTTTATTCCGTTCCCCTGCAAACAAGCATTATTAATTTGTTGTTCAATATTTTAAACGCTTTCATGTATGGGGAAAAATTTACGCCTTATTGTGATTACTTTATTGGCTTTAAACATTTATTCAGCCAATGCACAGGTTTCCAGTTATCTTTTTGCACAATCCAACGACAGCTATGTACCTATTGTAGCAAATGCAGGCACTACACCTGCAGATATTTTTGTTTCTACATGGGATGATTTGCAGAATGCAACTGCAATAACTTTGCCGTTTCCGTTTATTTACAATGGTACTTTACATCCAACGGGCACACCTGTAGGCATTGATACCGATGCCTGGATAGCTTTTAATCCCGGAACCATGACCGGTAATTTTGCTGGAGGCTCATGGGTTAGCATAGGAGACCAAACCGGCGTGTATTTATATGGTACTGCCAATAATAATGGTTTTTCAGGCTTTAATGGTGATTTGCACCACCGTATATTTACAGATATTGTGGGTAACCTTTCCAGCGGCAGCCCTATTATCACAAATATTGCCGGGGCAGAGTTTGATGATATAAGAATTGGTACCCGTATAGAACATGCAAATATTCCCAATGGAGCGGTAGTAAGAGCTTTTAATACCTCAACAGGAACCATAACGATGAGTGCAAATGCAACGGCAAATGCCAATAATGCAACTTTATCTCCGAAGTCAAGTATTTACTTTAAAACCATTGGAACCTCACCCAACAGGCAATTGGTAATACAATGGACGCAAATAAGGAGGTTTGGAATTGGATATGAAAATACTGATAATTTTAGCTTTCAAATGATTTTGAATGAAACTAGCAACAGCCTCCAGGTGAGGTTTGGTGATTGTGCTTCTTCTTCTGCAACCAATTTAAATTTACAGGTAGGTCTCAGGGGCGCAACCAGCGCCGATTTTAATGCAAGACAATCCTCCACAGGCTGGCCAGGCAATATTGCAGCAACAGCAAACAACCAGCACATTGTTTTAAATAATACACTTGCGCCTTCTTCCGGTTTAACTTTTACCTGGTATCAATGTGTTACTGGCCCGGGAAATGCAGGAGCAATAAGCGGCAGCAGCCCAGTATGCCCAAATTCCAATCAAACCTATACAATTCCGGCTGTTTCTGGTGCAGCTTATTACACCTGGACCTATTCGGGTACAGGCGCAACTTTCTCTGCTACTACATCTTCACCAAGCAATATTTTTACGTATGCATCAAATGCAACCAATGGCACTATAACCGTTACTCCTGTAAATGCATGTGGTACTGGATCAGGTTCAACTAAGCCCATAACATTAACCGTTGTTTCGCCCGCATCTATTAATTATACTTCAGGCCCAAATTTTTGTCCTAATCATTCCCCGGCAAATGTTACTTTTAGCGGGCCAGCAGGTGGTAATTATACCGCTACACCTTCGGGGCTTACGCTCAATGCTACTACCGGTTTAGTTACGCCATCTTCCAGCACTTCTGGTAATTATACCGTTTCCTATAATTATTCCAGTAATGGTTGCCCGGTAAATGCTACCGCCAATGTGAACATTAAGCCCAATGTTCAAATTACTTCATCAGCTACTCCTGCTACAATTTGTGGCTCAGGAAATGCACAATTAAATGCCCTTGCAGATGGTGGCAGTAGTTATTCTGTATCGCCAATTACACATAATTTGTTAACTCCTTCGGGCTCACCAACGGTTATTTACAATAGTTATACAGATGATGGTGTGTCTCCGGCAATACCTCTGCCTTTTACATTTAATTATTATGGCCAAAGCATCACACAATTGTTTGCGTGCACTAATGGTTTTATTCAACTACAAAATTCTACAGGTAGTTCCCTTACCCCGCAAACTTTGCCGGATGCTACTGACCCAAATAATATTATTGCGCTTGCATGGGATGATTTGGTGCTTGACCCTGACGACCATCCCGGTGCAAATATGAGTTGGTTTGTAAACGGCGCTTCACCAAACAGGGTAATGGTAGTTGCATTTACTACTTTAAGATTTTTAGGTCTATCAGCAAGTACAGTTACCGGGCAAATAAGGTTGTATGAAAACGACAACCATATTGAAGTGCATGTAATGACCGATGATTTAGGCAATAATTATTCTAAAACACTGGGTATAGAAAATAATACAGGAACTTTGGCAGTAACTCCTCCAGGCCATAATAATACCGGCTGGAATGCTACCACTCCCGAAGGATGGAGTTTCACAACATCTAATTATACTTACAGTTGGTCACCCGCAACTTTTTTAAATAATACCAGCATAAGTAATCCACTTGCAACAGCAGTAAATGCCACTACTAATTATACAATAACCGTAACCAATACCACTTCGGGCTGTATTAATTCCGCTAATGTAAATGTATCTTACAACAACCCAAACCTTACTTCCACAACGCCAGGTAGCCGTTGTGGTTCAGGCACAGTTGTGCTTAGCGCTACTGGTTCGGGTAATGCTTTAAACTGGTATAATGTTTCCTCTGGTGGAACTTTATTATTTTCCGGGGCAAGTTATACAACGCCAATTATTAGCAGCACTACTAATTACTGGGTTGCTGCTGCAGATGGGTCTGTAAATACCAAAACAATTGGCGCAGGCGCTTTAACCGCCGACCATTCCAATAATGTAAATCCATTCAGGTATTATTTTGGCGCCAGAAAAATACAATATTTAATACCCGCAAGCGAGCTTATTGCTGCAGGGTTAACAGCAGGGCAAATTACCACTTTAGCGCTGGATGTTGTTACTGCTGCCAATACTTATAATGGCCTTGCCATAAGTTTAAAAAATACAGCTACCACCACACTTACGGGTGCTATGGAAGCTGGAACAACACAGGTTTACGGGCCAATAAATTATACGCCTGTGGCAGGTATTAATAATTTTGCTGCTACAGGATTTTCATGGGATGGAACATCTAATTTGCTAATTCAATTTTGCTGGGGAAACAATAATACCGGCGGTACTTCAAGTACAACGGTACGTTATGATAATGTTAGCGGTTATTCTGCATACAGAACCGAATATTACGATAATTATACGTCTGCAACTATTTGTGCTCTTACAACCAACTCTATTAATTCAAGTACAAGGCCAAAATTTATTATCACTGCAAATAATTTTTGCGAAGGAACAAGAACAATGGTTACCGCAACCATTAGCCCAAGTAATACCTGGCTGGGTGTAGATAACAATTGGCTTAATACTGCAAACTGGTGCCCGGGTGTACCAACCAACACTACTGATGTTACCATTCCCAATGGTGTTGCTAACTACCCAATCATAACTACTGCTACACCTGTTGTAAGAAGTATCATTATACAAAACGCTGCCAATGTAACCATTAATTCAGGTGGCCGTTTGAGGGTTTATGGTAATATAAATAATGCCGGTACTTTAACAAATAATGGTACACTGGCAATGACAGGTTCAGCAACACAAGGTTTTCCCGGGCCTGGCAATGTGCCACCTATGAACATACTGGAAATAAATACCAATACTGCTGCCACTACTGCACAATTAACCAAAGCAATAACCATTGCCGGAGAATTAAAACTTACAAGAGGGGTTTTTAACCTGAGTAGTTTTGATGTTACCTTACAATCTGTTGCAACGGGCACTGCAAGCGTTTCAGCAATTGGCGCTAATGCATCTATTGCTTACGGCGCTGGCAGGTTTAATGTAGAACGTTATATTTATTCGGCACGCAAATGGCGCTTTTTAAGCATCCCTACCATTCAAACCCAAACTATAAAGCAAGCCTGGCAGGAAAATCAAAACCCCGGCATAAATGGCGGCCCTGCAGGTTTTGGAACAATGGTTGGCTCTTATTTTGCTAATCCCACAACGCTTGGTTTTGATTTTGCCACACTTAACGGGCACGATATGAAATACTGGAGCAACGATGCCAGCCAAACCTATATCCCTGTGGCACAAACCAGCGATGCAATTGCTACTGCAACCGGTTATATGAAATTTATAAGAGGCGACAGGAGTGTGGGAATGGGTACAGCAATACCGCCAACATCTACAAGGTTACGTACCCGTGGGCAGTTGAAAACCGGGTTACAAACCATCAATTTTCCTGCACTTGCCATTAATAAATTTGTTGCAGCTGGCAACCCCTATGCCTCAGCAATTGATATGCGGAATATTAGCCGAACCAATTTATCTGCCATGTATTATGTGTGGGACCCTAAGCTTACAAACCCGGTAAATGGAGGCAATAATGGAGTGGGCGCATTTCAATTATTTACTTTGCAAACAAGCGGGCCAAGCAATGGTAACTATACTGTTTTTCCGGGAACCGGAAGTTATGGCCCTGCAAATAACATAGATAATAATATTGAAAGCGGCGCAGCCTTCTATCTTAAAACAAATGCTGCCGGCACTTCGTCCATATCCTTTAATGAAGCTTCTAAAACCAATGGCAGCCGTTCTGTATTTAGGATGGGAACAATGGGTGAAGGGGCAAAACTTATGAACTTCCTGGAAACATTTGACGATAATGCAGAACCATATATACTCGATGCTGTAATGGTTGATTTTGGAGAAAACTACAGTAATAATGTGGATGGAGAAGATGCCATTAAATTTAAAAATACCGGGGAAAATTTATCTATTAAAAAAGCAATAGATGAGCTAATGCTTGAAAGACATGCGGGCATTATAGAGGCTGATACAATTTACCTTAACATGGCTAATATGAAAGTGAGGAATTACCGCTTCAACATAAAGGTAGAAAATATGAACTCAGCAGGTTTAAGTGCATGGATGGTAGATAAGTTTTTACAAACCCAACTACCCATTAATTTAGAAACCGGCAGCCAGTTTAATTTTAATATTGAAAATATTGCCGGCTCCTATGCAACTGACAGGTTTATGATTGTATTTAAACAGGCAACGGTAGTTCCGCTTACATTTATTGATGTAGCAGCAAACTGGAATAATGTCAATGGCATAGAAATAAACTGGGTTACTGAAAATGAAATGATACTTTCAAAATACGAAGTGGAGCGAAGCAGCGATGGCCTTCAGTTTAATGCAATTTACAACCAACAACCATTAAATACTGGAGCAAGAGCTACTTATTTGCAAAAAGATGAATTGCCACTTGCCGGCATCAACTATTACCGAATTAAGGCGTATAATGCAGATGGGTCGGCCATTTACAGTAAAATTGTAAAAGTGCTTCCAAAGGCAATGATCAGCAGCATTACGGTTTATCCCAATCCTGTGGTGGAAAGAAATATTTTTATTAAATTTCAAAACCAGCCAGTTGGAAAATATAAAGCAGAACTTAAAGCAGCCGATGGCAAATTAATTTTGAGTGATGTAATTATTATTACCGAAGAAAATTGTATTAAAAAACTAAGCATTAAAAAACATTTGGCACAAGGCGCTTATTTTTTACGGCTGAGCATAAACGAAGAAGTTAAAGCAGATGTTAAGCTGATAGTGAAATAGCGAATTAAACGTCCGAAAATCTTTAGATCTTCTTACTCAAGCCGGTAAACAGGGTAACGCAGGTGCGCCGGTTCGTAATATGGCGAATGTTTGTAAATATAATCCAGGATGGCGCTGGCGTTGGCGGCAAATTTTGGGTCGGCGCTTTTCTTTTCAGATAGTTTTTTTTGAAGTAATGTGTCATTTCTGAGGATTTCAGTTGCAATTTCTTCCCAGCGGTAATCACTATAGCCTTCTTTTTGCTGAAGAATGGCATCAAAAAAATTCCAGCTAAAATAACTGTCTTCTCCTGTTGGTTCCAGCATTTCTACCAAAAACCTGTTTGCCTTCTGGTTAAGATAAATGAGATAATCGCCTTTTAAAAATTTAATTTTTTGCAGCATTTTAGAAGTTATTACTCCGGTATTTTTATGGTGCTTTTCGTAAGGCCAGTTATACGATGAGTAATCATCTATATGGTAAGCAGTAACCTGTAGGGAAGTGTCATTGGGTAATTGCTGCATGTGCACCCCGTTTATTTTTAGCAAATCAATTACTTCATACCAGCCTTGCGCAATAATATAGGCGGTAGGTTTTGTAATAAAATTAACCGGCTTATAGGTATTGAAATAGTTGATGTTTTTGGTAAAAGGTTTTTGGCGGTTATACAACATTTTTTTTAATCCGGTTGCTTCGCTTATAGCGCTGTCGCTTTCATAGCCTTTAAAAATAAGGTTATCATATTTTGCAGTATCTATCACCCATTTTAAAGCAAAGTTTTTTTGTTGTATTGTTAATGCATTGGCCAGTTTCTTTTTTGCCAAAAGGGTATCTGCATTTAAGGCGGTTTTTTGTATCAGCACATTTATTAAGTCGTAAGTAG contains:
- a CDS encoding T9SS type A sorting domain-containing protein; amino-acid sequence: MGKNLRLIVITLLALNIYSANAQVSSYLFAQSNDSYVPIVANAGTTPADIFVSTWDDLQNATAITLPFPFIYNGTLHPTGTPVGIDTDAWIAFNPGTMTGNFAGGSWVSIGDQTGVYLYGTANNNGFSGFNGDLHHRIFTDIVGNLSSGSPIITNIAGAEFDDIRIGTRIEHANIPNGAVVRAFNTSTGTITMSANATANANNATLSPKSSIYFKTIGTSPNRQLVIQWTQIRRFGIGYENTDNFSFQMILNETSNSLQVRFGDCASSSATNLNLQVGLRGATSADFNARQSSTGWPGNIAATANNQHIVLNNTLAPSSGLTFTWYQCVTGPGNAGAISGSSPVCPNSNQTYTIPAVSGAAYYTWTYSGTGATFSATTSSPSNIFTYASNATNGTITVTPVNACGTGSGSTKPITLTVVSPASINYTSGPNFCPNHSPANVTFSGPAGGNYTATPSGLTLNATTGLVTPSSSTSGNYTVSYNYSSNGCPVNATANVNIKPNVQITSSATPATICGSGNAQLNALADGGSSYSVSPITHNLLTPSGSPTVIYNSYTDDGVSPAIPLPFTFNYYGQSITQLFACTNGFIQLQNSTGSSLTPQTLPDATDPNNIIALAWDDLVLDPDDHPGANMSWFVNGASPNRVMVVAFTTLRFLGLSASTVTGQIRLYENDNHIEVHVMTDDLGNNYSKTLGIENNTGTLAVTPPGHNNTGWNATTPEGWSFTTSNYTYSWSPATFLNNTSISNPLATAVNATTNYTITVTNTTSGCINSANVNVSYNNPNLTSTTPGSRCGSGTVVLSATGSGNALNWYNVSSGGTLLFSGASYTTPIISSTTNYWVAAADGSVNTKTIGAGALTADHSNNVNPFRYYFGARKIQYLIPASELIAAGLTAGQITTLALDVVTAANTYNGLAISLKNTATTTLTGAMEAGTTQVYGPINYTPVAGINNFAATGFSWDGTSNLLIQFCWGNNNTGGTSSTTVRYDNVSGYSAYRTEYYDNYTSATICALTTNSINSSTRPKFIITANNFCEGTRTMVTATISPSNTWLGVDNNWLNTANWCPGVPTNTTDVTIPNGVANYPIITTATPVVRSIIIQNAANVTINSGGRLRVYGNINNAGTLTNNGTLAMTGSATQGFPGPGNVPPMNILEINTNTAATTAQLTKAITIAGELKLTRGVFNLSSFDVTLQSVATGTASVSAIGANASIAYGAGRFNVERYIYSARKWRFLSIPTIQTQTIKQAWQENQNPGINGGPAGFGTMVGSYFANPTTLGFDFATLNGHDMKYWSNDASQTYIPVAQTSDAIATATGYMKFIRGDRSVGMGTAIPPTSTRLRTRGQLKTGLQTINFPALAINKFVAAGNPYASAIDMRNISRTNLSAMYYVWDPKLTNPVNGGNNGVGAFQLFTLQTSGPSNGNYTVFPGTGSYGPANNIDNNIESGAAFYLKTNAAGTSSISFNEASKTNGSRSVFRMGTMGEGAKLMNFLETFDDNAEPYILDAVMVDFGENYSNNVDGEDAIKFKNTGENLSIKKAIDELMLERHAGIIEADTIYLNMANMKVRNYRFNIKVENMNSAGLSAWMVDKFLQTQLPINLETGSQFNFNIENIAGSYATDRFMIVFKQATVVPLTFIDVAANWNNVNGIEINWVTENEMILSKYEVERSSDGLQFNAIYNQQPLNTGARATYLQKDELPLAGINYYRIKAYNADGSAIYSKIVKVLPKAMISSITVYPNPVVERNIFIKFQNQPVGKYKAELKAADGKLILSDVIIITEENCIKKLSIKKHLAQGAYFLRLSINEEVKADVKLIVK